The stretch of DNA CGATCGTAAACGGGGTGGTCGTCGTGTTCGAGCCGCCAAACAGATAACGACCGCGGAATTGGCGGTTGCCGATATCCAGGAACTGCTGCAGCGCGTTTTGAAACGACTGGCTGGCGGCGGCGACTTCGCTATCGGTCGCCGTCGAGTCAACCATCGTGACCGCCAAGCCGCGCATTTCCGACAGTAGGTCGGCGGCGCCGGCCATCGCCGTATCGGTCGCCGAAAGATACGATTGACTGGTCGTCAGGTTGACGCTGATCTGCGTCTTGCGCTCGATCAGCGACTGCAGCGTGATGCCGCGAATCGCCGCCGGAGCGTCATCGCTGGGCGCCAGTAACCGTCGCCCGGTGCTGAGCTGGTTCTGAAGGCTGAACAGGTTGGCCTGGCTCGCCGCTAGCTGCGACAGCAGACGCGCCTGCAGGTTGCCGTCGCTAACGCGGGTTGTCGGGACCGGTACGATTCGGGTCATGGCGGTAGCGCTGTTTCCAGCGCGAGGGAAAAATGATGGTTGCGTACGTTCGGGCGCCGCCGGTCAACGAGAACCGATCGGTTGCGCTTCAATCTGTCGTTACCGCGACTTCATCTTGTGTTTCGTTATAGGTTGACCAGCACTTCCAGCAGTTCGTCGATGACCGAAATCAATCGCGACGCCGCTTGAAACTGCCGCTGGTAGGTAATCAAGTTGACCGCTTCTTCGTCCAGGCTGACGCCGCTGAGGCCCAGCTTTTGGCCATCGAGCGTTTCCTTGAAGACGCGGTATCCTTCGGCGACCGACTTGGCGACCGAGGCCGACTGGGTCACATCGCCGACCAAGGTTTCATACTCGTTTTCAATCGTTCGCCCCCCTTTGGTATCGAGCGGGCGATCGAGAAAACTGGCGAGTTCGACCGCATTGTCGGTGTCGGCCCCAATCCCGCCTTTGCTGGCGGCGAACTTCGAGGGATCGGTCGAAACGGCGTCATGCACGCCGATCGTGCGGGCCGTGGTTCCGGTGAAGAACGTGCCGAGTCCCAGGGCGGCCAGCGCTCCGCTGGTATCGTTGCCAAAGGCGAATTCAATGTCAGGCGAGTCGCTATCAATTTGCAGATGTCCATCGAGCGAAATCGAAGCGCTTAAGCCGTCAATGTCATTGATCGCGTCGGCGACGTCTTGCAGCGTGGTATCGTCGGACAAGCCGTTCAGTTTGACCGCGATGTTTTCGGTCTCGGTAAGCCCGGTCGCCGTGTTGAGCGTGTGGACGGTGAACGAGCCGTTGACCGGCGTGTAGGTCAGGCCGGCCTGATCCAGCGGCTCGTCGATCGACTCTTCGGCGACGAAGAACTCGCTGGTCATCGTCTGGTAGCCCGACTCTCCCTGACCGCTGGAAAAGACGCGGTTGAACTCGAAGATTAACGTCTGTGCGAAGTCGTCCAGGTTGTTCAGGAAATCGCCGACGATGTCGTCGCGCGAGGTGAGCAAACCTTTGAGCTTGCCTGAATTGACCTGAATCGGCGAGTCGGTCCCTGCGAGCGTCATCTTGGCGATGCTCAACCCATCTTCGGCGACCGTCTTGGTCTCGACCTGACGGGCGATGCCGTCGATCACCAGGTATTCGCCTCCCAGGAAGACCGAAATCGAACCGTTTTCCTGTTCGACCCCTTTGATGTCGATGATTTCGGCCAGCTGGGTCAGCTTCCGTTGTCGTTGATCGCGGAGACCGATAGCGTCGCTCTTGGTGACCGGTCCCGCCTCGAGATTGGTGATCTTGACGTTCAGTTCGGCAATTTCATTCAGCAGACTGTTGATGTCGTCGGCCGCTTGGTTGACTTGCTTGTTCAAGTCGGTGTGAATTTCTTGCGCACGGTTGTACATGCTGCTAATATCATTAGCTAGCGTTTGACCGCGGAGCACCGACAGGTTGCGGACGCCGACATCTTCCGGCTGGTTCAAGATGTCGTTGATGCTGCCCAAGAAATCGTTGAGCGAGGTGCTGATGTCGGTATTGCTCAGTTCGCCAACCAAGGCCTCGAGCTGAAGATAGACGTTTTCCTGCGTTTCGCCGTTGGCCAGATCGCTGATCGAGTTGCGCAGACGCTCTTCAAGAAACTTGTCGACTTGCTGGACGACCCCTTCGACCTGGACCCCCATGCCCAGCAGCAAGCCGCCGTACTTCTGCGTCGGCGCAGGAGTATAGATGACCCGTTCGCGCAAATAATCAGGCGTATTGACGTTGGCAATATTATTGCCGGTCACCTGAATGCCGATTTGCGCGGCAAGCAGCGCGTTTTTCGTTTGTTGTAGAGATGTGTAAAGAGTCATCCTTGACTTTTCTCCCGGGACCTTGCGGCGTTACGCCTCGTGGTCCACAAGAGTTCCTCCTTGTTGCGCCGAGTATTGGTGCGCGGAGTTCTCCTGTTCATAAATCGGCTGAAGTTTGCCGCCGGTCGCGATGATCTGCAAAATCTGCGACAAATGCAGGACGGAACGCTGGGCTAGCACGAAGTTAACCAGGGTCTCGTTCTGGATGGTCCGCATCCGATCCTTCGCCGAACTGGCTATCTCGCGCAGCTTCTCGCCTTCGTCGCCATCAGCCATCTCGGCTAGCGACGCAATGCTATCGCTGGGCAACCCGTGTTGTTCGGCCGAGGTCAGCAGGTTGTGCCGCACATCGCGAAGTTGCTCGAGCCGCTTGATCAGCTCCAACTCGCGCTGTTGGGTCGCCTCCATGCCGGGGATATCCCGAGCGACCATCTGGCTGCGCTTGGTGCCGAGCACTTTGATCAGTTCGTCCTGGACGCTGGTCAGTTCTTGCAGAACTTCGGCGGTGGACGCTTCCCAGTCGACGGTCGACGCTTCCGACACGTCGTCTATGGGCGTAAAAGACATAACGAGAACCTTACTCTAGCGGCAGGCGAGGGAAGGGGGGTTTACGCCAAAGCGTCCAACAGCGGAGCGCTCGGTTGATCGTCTAACGTTTGAACGGCCTGCAACAAGCTGACCTGTTTCCAGTGCGGGGGACGTTGCGACGAATCGCTAGAGCTGCTGCTCGCATTCGGTTCGGCGCTCAAATTTTGTTGCGACATGAATTGCTCGAACATGGGACCTGACAGCTCCTGGGCGCTCGCCTCAGACAGTTTTTCAACCAGCAGTTGATCGAGTTGCGATTGGAAGACCTCTTCGCCGCGACCGCCATGAAAATAGGCGGGCTTGCCGACCGACTTCCGCATCGACTTCAACATCTGGCCAAACAGCGTCTCGCCGACGAACTGATCGAACTTTTCCCGAACTTCCAAGTTCTTGGCGTTGGGAGCGGTGACATTCGGATCGGCGTTGACGTTGCTAACCATGATTTTTCTTTCCGGCGATCGTTAGTTCACAAAAACCAGTTCGCCATACAGTTTGCCTTGAGCGTGGATCGCCACGATGATGTCGATCACGTCCTCGGCCGGAACTTTCAGCGTGTTCAGGGCGTCGACCAGATCTTTCAGCCGGGTCGCATAGGCGGGCTGCGTATTGACCGGCACAAACTTGTTCGATTCCGGATCGATCGTTTCGATCTTGATGCCGTTGTGGGTGACGACGTCGGGGCCGATTTCGACGTCCGAGCCGACCACGATCACGCCGCGGGCCTTGTTGATCACCACCTTGTTATTCAATTGCTTGTCGACGATCGGCGTGTCCATCAGGATCGAGACGAAAAAGACCGGATCCGATTGATACTGCGGCGGGATCTGCACTTCGATCGTCTTTTGATCAAGCGCCCGGGCGATTTGCGTCCCGGCCGACGAGCCTTGTCCGACTTGCAGCAGGTTGCTGATGCTGAAGACGACCTCTTGGGCCATCTGCCAATCTTTGTGCCCGTCGTTCAGCACCAGGTAGACCTTGTTGTCTTTCGAGACGAACGTGTTGCGAATCGACCGCTCGATTCGGCAGCCCGAACTGATGCGAGCGTTGGTCGGCACCGCTTTGCTGAACGTTTCGAGGTTGCCGGAGGCCATCGCCCAGACCGTTTTGTCGTGTGGATTGGGGCCTTGCAGCGTGCTGATCGCCAGCGATCCGCCTTCCAGGCTCTTCGCGCCGAGCGAGCTGACTTCGCAGTCGATCATGTCCCCTTCGTCGGCGCCTTCGGCCGGCACCCGAGCCTGCACGATCACTAGGGCGGTGTTGGTAACGGTCTTCAGCGCTTCCGGCAGGTATTCGCCCTCGGGGCCCGAACCGGAGTTGCTGCCCAGGTGCTTCAGCACCAGCGACAACGCCTTGTGGGTCGGGGTCAGCTGCTTGTCGCCGGTCCCTTTCAGACCGACCACTAGGCCAATCCCTTGCAGGAAGTTTTCTTCCTGGCCTTTGACGCGGACGAAGGTCGACAGCGGCTGCGTGATTTGAAAACGTTCGGCGACCAGCGGCTGCGGCGGGGCGACCGGCGGTTGCGTTTGCGGCTGAGCATGGGCGACGGCCGCAAACGCGGCGACGACGACCAGCGACAAGAGGCGAACGGGTTTCATGGCGGATGCGATCATGTTCGTTTCCTTGCTTAGAACCACTTCCATTCGTCCCACATCAGCAACAACCAGCCGCGGCGATACGAGTCGCGGACGTTGCCTGATTCACGCTTGGTGATGCTCAGGTTCGCCAGGCGTTCGCTCAGCACGACGTTGTTCGGATCGATGTCTTCGACGCGGCAGATGCCTCGCAGGTAGTAGGTCCAGACCTCGTTGTTGACCTCGATCTCTTTTTGGGCTTCCAGCTTCAGCGTGCCGTTGGGCAAGATCTCGAGCACGGTCGCCGCGACGCGAAACCGGACTTCTTCGAGCGTTTCCAAGGTGCCTTGCGAGCGATTGTTGCTGTTGAGCTGACCGGTGATCTGGGGCGAGCCCTCGTTTTGGGCGTCCGGCACGATCGCCTTCAGGTTTTCGAGGTGAACCCAGTTCGACAGGATCGCGTTGAAGTTCGACTGTTTCCGCCGATTCAGTTGGCCTTCCGACTCCATTTCGGCCGCTTCGTCAACGCGAATGTGGACGATGTCCTGGACCTGAATCTTGCGCGGCGGGGGCAATTCGCGGTAGAGCCAGCTCAGGTCGCGGATGGCGCCTTCGACTTGTTCGCCTTGTCCGTTGGGGACGCCCGGTAGGCTACGCTGAGCCAGGCTCGAGGTTGGGCCTTGAGCGGCGGCCAGCGAAGCGACGCCGGCGGTCAGCAGCAGTGAAAGTAGGATCGCGGTACGGTTCATTGTTGGGCTCCTTTCGGGGCGGTAGCGGTGACGTGATGTTCGTCGCTATTGAGCGTGATGGCCTGACCGTGGCCGATTGCACGAACCTGGAACATTTCGCCTCGTTCCTGACCGCGGCGCGAATCGGGTGAGATCGCTTGAACGTTCAGCAGTTGACCAACGCTGGCGTCGCCGGCGGCGATCGCATCGCGGCGAATCACCAGGCCGCCAATCTTGACCATGACGGTGACGACGTCGTTTTGACGAATGACGATCGGCTCTTGCACCCAGCCCGCTTCGATCGGACGCTCGGCCGGCAGCGAACGAACCGCTTGTTTGCCGATCAGCGATTCGATGCGGGTTTCGTAGTTGCCGTTGGTCCGCACTAGGTTCAGCGGTTGCACGGTCAGGTCGGTCGCTTGGATCACTTCGCCGCGACGAATCGGGCGAACGGTATGGACGACCAGTTGTTCGCCTTCGGCCAGCGGACCGCCGTTCCAGACGGTTTGCTGGATCGAGGTTGCGTCGGCGGCTTGGCGAATCGTTTCGCGAACCGGAGCGTCGCCGCTGGTGCGAACGATGCGCGTGCGACTGGCGCCGGTGAAGTACAGGTCGGCGTCCTTAAACCCGCGAGCGCTGAGTTGGGCGCGGATATCGTTGATGGTGACGAAGCGAGAGCGGGCGGCGCTGGGGGCGGGGAACAATTCCAACTGCTCCAGCTCTTGCACGTATCGCTGCGACGGGCCGGCGACGTCGGCCAGATCGCCCAGGCGAACGATCGAGTCGACGACCACCGCTTCGCGGCGGAGGACGACGTCGTAGCCGTGCGCGGCGCCGGTCAGGCCCGTTAGCAGCAGAGCGAAAGTGGCGAGGGTACGAAGCATGGGTTTCCGTGTCCGGTAAGTGGCAAACGATTAACGACGCAGGTTCGTGATCAACTGCAGGATCTGGTCGCCCGCCTGGACGGTTTGCGAATTGAGTTCAAACGAGCGTTGGGTGGTGATCAGGTCGACCAGTTCCTGGACCGGTTCGACGTTCGAGGCTTCGAGGAAGCCTTTCTCGATACCGCCGAAACCGTCGAGGTTGGGGTTGCTGATGATCGCCGCGCTCGAAGCGTTCGTTTCGGCGTAGAGGTTATCGCCCAGCTTCAACAGGCCTTCCGGGTTAATGAAGTTGGCCAGCTGAATCTGTCCCACTTCTTCCAAGGTCTGCAGGCCAGGACGCTGTACCGAAACGATGCCGTCGGACGAAACTTCGATCGCGGTCGCGTCGGGAGGAATCACGATCGACGGTTCCAGCGGACGACCGATGCCGGCCGAACCGGTGACGATTTCGCCATTGGCGTTGATCGAGAAGTTGCCGGCCCGGGTGTAGAAGGTCTGGCCGCTCGGGTCGAGGACTTGGAAAAAGCCTTGGCCGCGAATTGTCCAGTCGAGCGAGCGGTTGGTTTCGCGGAAGGCGCCTTGCTGGAAGTCGGTCTGCGTGCTGGAAACGCGAACGCCCAAACCGATGGCGGTGCCGGTCGGCGTCGGGTTCGACGTGCTGTCGAGCTGGCCCGGCAAGACGCGGTTGTCGTAGAACAGATCCTCGAAGTTCGCGCGATCCTTCTTGAAGGCGGTCGTGTTGACGTTCGCCAGGTTATTGGAGATCACGTCGAGCTTGGTCTGCAGCGACTGCATCCCAGTGGCGGCGGTGTAGAGGGTTTGAACGCTCATGGTCGTTACTTAATCCAAGGGGAAAAACGCCGGCGGTTAGCCTTGGCGGAGTACGCGGTTTACCAGGTTTCCGAGCATCTCGTCGTGGTTTTTGATCAGGTTGACGTTCGCTTCGTAGGCGCGTTGGGCTTCGATCATGGTCATCATTTCGGTGATCGAATTGACGCCGGAGCCTTCCAGAAATCCGGGACGGGTCTGACGTTCGTCTATTTCCAACTCCTGCACGCCGGCCAGCGGATAAAAGGCGGTGTCGCCATACTTGGCCAAGTCGCTTAGCGAAGCGGGTTTGACCATCGACAGCGGGACGACGTCGCCGCCAACGGTGACGAAACCGTTGGTGTCGAAGTAGTCGCCCACGTGGCGGGCCAAAGCTTCGGGATCAACCTGGATTGGCTCGCCTTGCGTGTCGAGCACCGGGTTGCCCGAAGCGGTGACCAGATTGCCTTCGGCGGTGAAGGTGAAGTCGCCGGCGCGAGTCAGATACTTTTGCCCGTCGATCAGGATCTGGAAGAAGCCTTCCCCTTCGATCGCCAGGTCGGTCGGCATGTTGGTGCCTCGCAGCGTGCCGCGAGCGTAGTCGGTGACCCGTTCGCTGACGTAGACGCCGCCGCCGACATCGTTGATCGAGCCAGAGTTGGGATAGTCTTTGCCGTCCTCAATGGCCTGGGAATAACGAGCCTGGAGAACGGCTAGATCGCGCTTGAAGCCCGCCGTGTCGACGTTCGCGATGTTGTTTGCGAGCACTTCGACCCGTTGGGCTTGGGCTTGGGCGCCTTCCGCGGCGATGTATAGGCCGTATGGCATTTGTGCGTCTCATCCATGATTCGCCCCCCCAGGCGTCGCTCAACTAATGCAAGGGGCGTGCCGAAACTTGCGTCAGTTGGCGGAAGAAACGGAGCGAAGCTCGCAAGTGCTGCAAATAACGAGAGATACGACGAACGGAATTGAATCGGCCGCTCGCGAAGGTGCGACCAGAACGTCGCGCAGAAATTGCCGAACACGCAGGGATTGCGGAACGCTAGCGGAAAGAGTTGCCGGTAGCGACGTTGTTTGCCGGTTGGATCAAGTGCTGATCACTTGGCGCCATGTTCTTCTCGCGAAGACGCGATAAGAACATGGCGCCAAGGCGACTAACCGCCGGTTGCTCGGGCGAAGGCGATCAGTCGTTCGGCGCCTTGGATCGCCAGTTGGTCGGCGACCTGACGGCCAATGTCTTCGGCGCGATTGGGCGGTCCGCAGGCCGAGGCGGTGATCTTGTGGTGGCCGTCGCCGCTGACGACGACGCCATCGAGAAACAGCAACTGCTTGGCATCGTCGATCCGTCCCCAAGCGCCGACCGGCGCCAGGCATCCGCCTCGCAAGTTGCGAAGCATCGAACGCTCGGCCAAGACCGAGTAGTGGGACGGAGCGTGATTGAGCGGCGCTAGCACGTCGGCCGAGACCATGTCGTTCTCACGAATCTCCAGACCTAGCGCTCCTTGGCCAACGGCCGGCAGCATCTGCGTCTTCGGAATGACGTGGCGGATCCGTTCGTACATCTCAAGCCGGCGGAGGCCCGCTTCGGCCAGGATGATCGCGTCATAGTGACCGTCGTCCAGTTTGCGGAGCCGGGTGTCGAGATTGCCGCGGATGTCGCGGATCTGCAGATCGGATCGCAGGTGTAACAGTTGCGCTTTGCGGCGCATGCTGCCGGTACCGATGATCGCCTCGTTCGGCAGGCTGAGGACGTCCGACGCCTTGGGCGAGATCAGGACGTCGCCATCGGCCGCACGTTCGGGCACCGCCGTCAGTCGTAGGCCCGCGACCGCTTCGGTCGGCAGATCTTTGAGACTGTGGACGGCGACGTCGATGCGGTTGTCGAGCAGGGCCGCCTGAATTTCGGTCGTAAAGACGCCCCGTCCGCCGATCGAGTCGAGGGGGCCTTTCGTGACGTCACCTTGGGTGGCGATCTGGATGATTTCGACTTCCGCTCCGCCGGCGCGAAGCTGATCGGCAACCCAGTTGGCTTGCCATTGTGCGAGTTGACTGCCTCGCGTTCCAATCCGTATAGCTGGCATAGGTCTTGAGGAGTCTGAGGAGGGCCGTTCTGTAAGAGGTATCGGCGGAAACTTGCCCTTTCCAGCCAGATGCCCTACGAGTCGTGATTCTCGTATCCCCCGATAGAATAGCGTAACAAGCGAAGCTTAGCGAGACTTACGCCCAAAAGGTGGGGGCTATTTCTGCACGAACGGGGGTGAGTCGCTCACCGCATGGGGCTTGCCGTTCTGCTCCGCTTCGGCGTGCGCCTTCTCTTCGGCGATCTGCGTAGCGATGCGACTGGCCATTTCCCGGGTCATTTGATGGTCGGGGACGACCACGCCGCAGCTGACGATAAATTGTAGCGCCTGGTCCAGCGTGATGTTCAGGTCGACCGTCTCACTTTTCTTGACGTTGACCGTAAATCCGGTCGCCGGCATCGGCGATGTGGGGATCAAGACGGTCATCACCGGTTCGTTGGCGACGCTACGAATATCGAGGAGGCTCTCGCTGGTGACGAAGCCGAGCGACCAGATTCCCTTTCGCGGGTATTCGACCGCCACGATCCGCGTGAACTCCAGCTCCCGCTCATTGAGCAGGAA from Blastopirellula retiformator encodes:
- the flgN gene encoding flagellar export chaperone FlgN, which translates into the protein MSFTPIDDVSEASTVDWEASTAEVLQELTSVQDELIKVLGTKRSQMVARDIPGMEATQQRELELIKRLEQLRDVRHNLLTSAEQHGLPSDSIASLAEMADGDEGEKLREIASSAKDRMRTIQNETLVNFVLAQRSVLHLSQILQIIATGGKLQPIYEQENSAHQYSAQQGGTLVDHEA
- a CDS encoding flagellar basal body P-ring protein FlgI; amino-acid sequence: MIASAMKPVRLLSLVVVAAFAAVAHAQPQTQPPVAPPQPLVAERFQITQPLSTFVRVKGQEENFLQGIGLVVGLKGTGDKQLTPTHKALSLVLKHLGSNSGSGPEGEYLPEALKTVTNTALVIVQARVPAEGADEGDMIDCEVSSLGAKSLEGGSLAISTLQGPNPHDKTVWAMASGNLETFSKAVPTNARISSGCRIERSIRNTFVSKDNKVYLVLNDGHKDWQMAQEVVFSISNLLQVGQGSSAGTQIARALDQKTIEVQIPPQYQSDPVFFVSILMDTPIVDKQLNNKVVINKARGVIVVGSDVEIGPDVVTHNGIKIETIDPESNKFVPVNTQPAYATRLKDLVDALNTLKVPAEDVIDIIVAIHAQGKLYGELVFVN
- a CDS encoding flagellar basal body L-ring protein FlgH translates to MNRTAILLSLLLTAGVASLAAAQGPTSSLAQRSLPGVPNGQGEQVEGAIRDLSWLYRELPPPRKIQVQDIVHIRVDEAAEMESEGQLNRRKQSNFNAILSNWVHLENLKAIVPDAQNEGSPQITGQLNSNNRSQGTLETLEEVRFRVAATVLEILPNGTLKLEAQKEIEVNNEVWTYYLRGICRVEDIDPNNVVLSERLANLSITKRESGNVRDSYRRGWLLLMWDEWKWF
- the flgA gene encoding flagellar basal body P-ring formation chaperone FlgA, which encodes MLRTLATFALLLTGLTGAAHGYDVVLRREAVVVDSIVRLGDLADVAGPSQRYVQELEQLELFPAPSAARSRFVTINDIRAQLSARGFKDADLYFTGASRTRIVRTSGDAPVRETIRQAADATSIQQTVWNGGPLAEGEQLVVHTVRPIRRGEVIQATDLTVQPLNLVRTNGNYETRIESLIGKQAVRSLPAERPIEAGWVQEPIVIRQNDVVTVMVKIGGLVIRRDAIAAGDASVGQLLNVQAISPDSRRGQERGEMFQVRAIGHGQAITLNSDEHHVTATAPKGAQQ
- the hemC gene encoding hydroxymethylbilane synthase — its product is MPAIRIGTRGSQLAQWQANWVADQLRAGGAEVEIIQIATQGDVTKGPLDSIGGRGVFTTEIQAALLDNRIDVAVHSLKDLPTEAVAGLRLTAVPERAADGDVLISPKASDVLSLPNEAIIGTGSMRRKAQLLHLRSDLQIRDIRGNLDTRLRKLDDGHYDAIILAEAGLRRLEMYERIRHVIPKTQMLPAVGQGALGLEIRENDMVSADVLAPLNHAPSHYSVLAERSMLRNLRGGCLAPVGAWGRIDDAKQLLFLDGVVVSGDGHHKITASACGPPNRAEDIGRQVADQLAIQGAERLIAFARATGG
- a CDS encoding flagellar hook-basal body protein codes for the protein MPYGLYIAAEGAQAQAQRVEVLANNIANVDTAGFKRDLAVLQARYSQAIEDGKDYPNSGSINDVGGGVYVSERVTDYARGTLRGTNMPTDLAIEGEGFFQILIDGQKYLTRAGDFTFTAEGNLVTASGNPVLDTQGEPIQVDPEALARHVGDYFDTNGFVTVGGDVVPLSMVKPASLSDLAKYGDTAFYPLAGVQELEIDERQTRPGFLEGSGVNSITEMMTMIEAQRAYEANVNLIKNHDEMLGNLVNRVLRQG
- the flgK gene encoding flagellar hook-associated protein FlgK, which codes for MTLYTSLQQTKNALLAAQIGIQVTGNNIANVNTPDYLRERVIYTPAPTQKYGGLLLGMGVQVEGVVQQVDKFLEERLRNSISDLANGETQENVYLQLEALVGELSNTDISTSLNDFLGSINDILNQPEDVGVRNLSVLRGQTLANDISSMYNRAQEIHTDLNKQVNQAADDINSLLNEIAELNVKITNLEAGPVTKSDAIGLRDQRQRKLTQLAEIIDIKGVEQENGSISVFLGGEYLVIDGIARQVETKTVAEDGLSIAKMTLAGTDSPIQVNSGKLKGLLTSRDDIVGDFLNNLDDFAQTLIFEFNRVFSSGQGESGYQTMTSEFFVAEESIDEPLDQAGLTYTPVNGSFTVHTLNTATGLTETENIAVKLNGLSDDTTLQDVADAINDIDGLSASISLDGHLQIDSDSPDIEFAFGNDTSGALAALGLGTFFTGTTARTIGVHDAVSTDPSKFAASKGGIGADTDNAVELASFLDRPLDTKGGRTIENEYETLVGDVTQSASVAKSVAEGYRVFKETLDGQKLGLSGVSLDEEAVNLITYQRQFQAASRLISVIDELLEVLVNL
- the flgG gene encoding flagellar basal-body rod protein FlgG, with translation MSVQTLYTAATGMQSLQTKLDVISNNLANVNTTAFKKDRANFEDLFYDNRVLPGQLDSTSNPTPTGTAIGLGVRVSSTQTDFQQGAFRETNRSLDWTIRGQGFFQVLDPSGQTFYTRAGNFSINANGEIVTGSAGIGRPLEPSIVIPPDATAIEVSSDGIVSVQRPGLQTLEEVGQIQLANFINPEGLLKLGDNLYAETNASSAAIISNPNLDGFGGIEKGFLEASNVEPVQELVDLITTQRSFELNSQTVQAGDQILQLITNLRR
- a CDS encoding rod-binding protein, translated to MVSNVNADPNVTAPNAKNLEVREKFDQFVGETLFGQMLKSMRKSVGKPAYFHGGRGEEVFQSQLDQLLVEKLSEASAQELSGPMFEQFMSQQNLSAEPNASSSSSDSSQRPPHWKQVSLLQAVQTLDDQPSAPLLDALA